In Gossypium hirsutum isolate 1008001.06 chromosome D06, Gossypium_hirsutum_v2.1, whole genome shotgun sequence, one genomic interval encodes:
- the LOC121202875 gene encoding katanin p80 WD40 repeat-containing subunit B1 homolog KTN80.3 isoform X4 → MAKRGYKLQEFVAHTANVNCLSMGKKTRRLLITGGDDHKVNVWSIGKPTSLMSLCGHTSPVESLAFDLAEVFVLAGASTGVIKLWDLEETKMVRGLTAHRSNCTAMEFHPFGEFFASGSMDTNLKIWDIRKKGCMHTYKGHTRGISTIRFTPDGRWVVSGGFDNVVKVWDLTAGKLLNEFKFHEGHIRSIDFHPLEFLLATGSADGTVKFWDLETFELIGSSRPEATGVCSITFHPDGKTLFCGLDDGLKVYSWEPVVCHDSLDIGWSTLGDLCINEGKLLGFSYYRNSVGVWGADVSHIEPYGRNDHSEKKFNLDGSYSSEKAGSGMRSTLGSQPLSLYVTKEIKNIYVDTGSNTIAAPKDGSLSSTEVVLPLAAGEISNPEAEEQSPGTGVNAKSNGQSGNNPVVKKTTNSGKESITFSRTKPGMLLRPVHVRKPSVNKFEVEKLSAVVESGRLDTAMDMNSRTSLVLEDGAKKPSDEKDSNIETVTEKPEKMLSPQTPSNQETRNESLDHNKGSNSVKFVNGVAVVRGRTRSLVERFERRDLLNCSGDLATDSIAPAVPEADKTPAIIEGGTKISKTQPISANDVSTAESQSSRTEPASSCKGGITASPIPTRESTPTSVGIISGDQISRRESTFTPGRIIARNQNSRKESTFASDRIVTINRISRRESTSTSDGVITKNQITRNESTSISDGIISRNQHSRKEAAAANDMSGPNGLYTENQISRRGFNSGNDRNVTNIESQISKDESISTNDGNLTESLMQTHDTFVSTLRSRLTKLQVVRHFWEKNDIKGSIGALRKLPDHSVQADVIGVLMEKMEILNLDLFSGLLPVLMGLLDSKMERHTNISLEMLLKLVAVFVPMIRSTVSARRSVGVDLHAEQRRECCNQCFMQLQKIQKLLPPLVRRGGTIARGAQELNLALQE, encoded by the exons ATGGCGAAGCGTGGATACAAGCTGC AGGAATTTGTGGCTCATACGGCTAATGTGAATTGTTTAAGTATGGGAAAAAAGACACGTAGGCTTCTTATTACAGGCGGAGATGATCATAAAGTCAATGTTTGGTCAATTGGGAAACCCACTTCTTTAATG AGTCTTTGTGGTCATACTAGTCCGGTCGAATCTTTAGCTTTCGATTTGGCCGAAGTTTTTGTGCTTGCCGGTGCATCTACAGGTGTGATTAAGCTTTGGGATCTCGAAGAAACAAAGA TGGTTCGTGGACTTACTGCACATAGATCTAATTGCACTGCTATGGAGTTTCATCCGTTTGGCGAGTTTTTTGCATCCGGTTCCATGGATACAAATTTGAAGATATGGGATATTAGAAAAAAGGGATGCATGCACACGTACAAGGGTCATACTCGAGGCATTAGTACGATTCGATTCACTCCTGATGGCCGTTGGGTAGTTTCTGGTGGATTTGATAATGTTGTAAAG GTGTGGGATCTTACTGCTGGAAAGCTCTTGAATGAGTTCAAGTTTCACGAAGGACATATTCGCTCCATAGATTTCCATCCTCTTGAGTTCCTCCTCGCCACAG GTTCAGCGGATGGAACAGTAAAATTCTGGGACTTAGAAACTTTTGAACTGATCGGATCTTCAAGACCTGAG GCTACCGGGGTTTGCTCGATTACCTTTCATCCTGATGGGAAAACCCTTTTCTGTGGATTGGATGATGGTTTGAAG GTTTATTCATGGGAGCCAGTGGTTTGTCATGATTCTCTTGATATCGGATGGTCAACACTTGGTGACCTCTGCATCAATGAAGGCAAACTTTTGGGGTTCTCGTACTATAGAAATTCTGTTGGAGTTTGGGGAGCAGATGTATCG CATATCGAGCCATATGGGCGAAATGACCATTCCGAGAAGAAATTTAATCTCGACGGAAGTTATTCATCAGAGAAAGCAGGGAGCGGCATGAGATCAACTTTGGGATCACAGCCCCTATCTCTTTACGTGACCAAGGAAATAAAGAACATATATGTTGACA CTGGCAGTAATACGATTGCAGCACCAAAAGACGGCTCTTTGAGTTCTACAGAAGTGGTACTTCCGTTGGCCGCCGGTGAAATAAGTAATCCAGAAGCTGAGGAGCAGAGTCCTGGAACAGGAGTTAATGCTAAATCTAATGGACAATCAGGTAACAACCCTGTCGTGAAAAAGACTACAAATTCGGGAAAAGAATCTATCACCTTTTCAAGGACAAAACCAGGAATGTTGCTCAGACCCGTTCATGTTAGGAAACCATCGGTCAACAAGTTCGAGGTTGAAAAGCTATCAGCTGTGGTTGAATCTGGAAGGTTAGACACTGCAATGGATATGAATTCTCGAACTAGTCTTGTATTGGAAGATGGAGCTAAAAAACCCTCTGATGAAAAGGATTCAAATATTGAAACCGTTACTGAGAAACCTGAAAAGATGTTATCACCGCAGACACCCTCTAATCAAGAAACTC GTAATGAATCACTCGATCACAACAAAGGCTCAAACTCCGTCAAATTTGTGAATGGAG TGGCTGTTGTTCGAGGAAGAACACGTAGTCTGGTTGAGAGATTTGAACGAAGAGACTTACTAAACTGCAGTGGTGATCTGGCAACTGACAGTATAGCTCCTGCTGTACCTGAAGCAGATAAAACACCGGCCATAATC GAAGGAGGGACAAAAATATCTAAAACACAACCTATATCGGCCAATGATGTAAGTACTGCCGAAAGTCAAAGTTCTAGAACTGAACCAGCTTCTAGCTGCAAGGGAGGCATTACTGCAAGTCCGATTCCTACAAGGGAATCAACCCCTACTTCCGTTGGGATCATTTCTGGAGATCAAATTTCTAGAAGGGAATCAACCTTCACTCCCGGTAGGATAATTGCTCGAAATCAGAATTCTAGAAAGGAATCAACCTTCGCTTCTGATAGGATCGTTACCATAAATCGAATTTCTAGAAGGGAATCAACCTCTACTTCTGATGGGGTCATTACGAAAAACCAAATTACTCGAAACGAATCGACTTCCATTTCTGATGGGATCATTTCTAGAAATCAACATTCTAGAAAGGAAGCTGCTGCTGCTAATGATATGAGTGGACCAAACGGTCTATATACTGAAAATCAAATTTCTAGGAGGGGATTCAATTCCGGTAATGATCGGAATGTTACTAATATCGAAAGCCAAATTTCAAAGGACGAGTCGATATCTACTAATGACGGAAACCTGACCGAAAGTCTCATGCAAACGCATGATACATTCGTAAGTACTCTTCGGTCACGCTTGACAAAGTTACAG GTGGTGCGGCATTTTTGGGAAAAGAATGACATTAAAGGTTCCATTGGTGCACTGCGTAAACTGCCAGATCATTCT GTGCAAGCTGATGTTATCGGTGTTCTCATGGAAAAAATGGAGATTCTCAACTTAGATCTGTTTTCCGGCTTGCTTCCCGTGCTTATGGGCTTATTAGATAGTAAAATGGAAAG GCATACAAATATCTCATTGGAGATGCTCCTAAAGCTTGTAGCTGTTTTTGTTCCAATGATACGCTCAACTGTCTCAGCCCGACGTAGTGTCGGTGTTGATCTTCATGCTGAGCAGAG GCGAGAATGTTGCAATCAATGTTTTATGCAATTACAAAAGATTCAAAAACTTCTCCCACCACTCGTAAG GAGAGGCGGTACGATAGCAAGAGGTGCGCAGGAATTGAATCTGGCTCTTCAAGAATGA
- the LOC121202875 gene encoding katanin p80 WD40 repeat-containing subunit B1 homolog KTN80.3 isoform X5 — MEFHPFGEFFASGSMDTNLKIWDIRKKGCMHTYKGHTRGISTIRFTPDGRWVVSGGFDNVVKVWDLTAGKLLNEFKFHEGHIRSIDFHPLEFLLATGSADGTVKFWDLETFELIGSSRPEATGVCSITFHPDGKTLFCGLDDGLKVYSWEPVVCHDSLDIGWSTLGDLCINEGKLLGFSYYRNSVGVWGADVSHIEPYGRNDHSEKKFNLDGSYSSEKAGSGMRSTLGSQPLSLYVTKEIKNIYVDTAGSNTIAAPKDGSLSSTEVVLPLAAGEISNPEAEEQSPGTGVNAKSNGQSGNNPVVKKTTNSGKESITFSRTKPGMLLRPVHVRKPSVNKFEVEKLSAVVESGRLDTAMDMNSRTSLVLEDGAKKPSDEKDSNIETVTEKPEKMLSPQTPSNQETRNESLDHNKGSNSVKFVNGVAVVRGRTRSLVERFERRDLLNCSGDLATDSIAPAVPEADKTPAIIEGGTKISKTQPISANDVSTAESQSSRTEPASSCKGGITASPIPTRESTPTSVGIISGDQISRRESTFTPGRIIARNQNSRKESTFASDRIVTINRISRRESTSTSDGVITKNQITRNESTSISDGIISRNQHSRKEAAAANDMSGPNGLYTENQISRRGFNSGNDRNVTNIESQISKDESISTNDGNLTESLMQTHDTFVSTLRSRLTKLQVVRHFWEKNDIKGSIGALRKLPDHSVQADVIGVLMEKMEILNLDLFSGLLPVLMGLLDSKMERHTNISLEMLLKLVAVFVPMIRSTVSARRSVGVDLHAEQRRECCNQCFMQLQKIQKLLPPLVRRGGTIARGAQELNLALQE; from the exons ATGGAGTTTCATCCGTTTGGCGAGTTTTTTGCATCCGGTTCCATGGATACAAATTTGAAGATATGGGATATTAGAAAAAAGGGATGCATGCACACGTACAAGGGTCATACTCGAGGCATTAGTACGATTCGATTCACTCCTGATGGCCGTTGGGTAGTTTCTGGTGGATTTGATAATGTTGTAAAG GTGTGGGATCTTACTGCTGGAAAGCTCTTGAATGAGTTCAAGTTTCACGAAGGACATATTCGCTCCATAGATTTCCATCCTCTTGAGTTCCTCCTCGCCACAG GTTCAGCGGATGGAACAGTAAAATTCTGGGACTTAGAAACTTTTGAACTGATCGGATCTTCAAGACCTGAG GCTACCGGGGTTTGCTCGATTACCTTTCATCCTGATGGGAAAACCCTTTTCTGTGGATTGGATGATGGTTTGAAG GTTTATTCATGGGAGCCAGTGGTTTGTCATGATTCTCTTGATATCGGATGGTCAACACTTGGTGACCTCTGCATCAATGAAGGCAAACTTTTGGGGTTCTCGTACTATAGAAATTCTGTTGGAGTTTGGGGAGCAGATGTATCG CATATCGAGCCATATGGGCGAAATGACCATTCCGAGAAGAAATTTAATCTCGACGGAAGTTATTCATCAGAGAAAGCAGGGAGCGGCATGAGATCAACTTTGGGATCACAGCCCCTATCTCTTTACGTGACCAAGGAAATAAAGAACATATATGTTGACA CAGCTGGCAGTAATACGATTGCAGCACCAAAAGACGGCTCTTTGAGTTCTACAGAAGTGGTACTTCCGTTGGCCGCCGGTGAAATAAGTAATCCAGAAGCTGAGGAGCAGAGTCCTGGAACAGGAGTTAATGCTAAATCTAATGGACAATCAGGTAACAACCCTGTCGTGAAAAAGACTACAAATTCGGGAAAAGAATCTATCACCTTTTCAAGGACAAAACCAGGAATGTTGCTCAGACCCGTTCATGTTAGGAAACCATCGGTCAACAAGTTCGAGGTTGAAAAGCTATCAGCTGTGGTTGAATCTGGAAGGTTAGACACTGCAATGGATATGAATTCTCGAACTAGTCTTGTATTGGAAGATGGAGCTAAAAAACCCTCTGATGAAAAGGATTCAAATATTGAAACCGTTACTGAGAAACCTGAAAAGATGTTATCACCGCAGACACCCTCTAATCAAGAAACTC GTAATGAATCACTCGATCACAACAAAGGCTCAAACTCCGTCAAATTTGTGAATGGAG TGGCTGTTGTTCGAGGAAGAACACGTAGTCTGGTTGAGAGATTTGAACGAAGAGACTTACTAAACTGCAGTGGTGATCTGGCAACTGACAGTATAGCTCCTGCTGTACCTGAAGCAGATAAAACACCGGCCATAATC GAAGGAGGGACAAAAATATCTAAAACACAACCTATATCGGCCAATGATGTAAGTACTGCCGAAAGTCAAAGTTCTAGAACTGAACCAGCTTCTAGCTGCAAGGGAGGCATTACTGCAAGTCCGATTCCTACAAGGGAATCAACCCCTACTTCCGTTGGGATCATTTCTGGAGATCAAATTTCTAGAAGGGAATCAACCTTCACTCCCGGTAGGATAATTGCTCGAAATCAGAATTCTAGAAAGGAATCAACCTTCGCTTCTGATAGGATCGTTACCATAAATCGAATTTCTAGAAGGGAATCAACCTCTACTTCTGATGGGGTCATTACGAAAAACCAAATTACTCGAAACGAATCGACTTCCATTTCTGATGGGATCATTTCTAGAAATCAACATTCTAGAAAGGAAGCTGCTGCTGCTAATGATATGAGTGGACCAAACGGTCTATATACTGAAAATCAAATTTCTAGGAGGGGATTCAATTCCGGTAATGATCGGAATGTTACTAATATCGAAAGCCAAATTTCAAAGGACGAGTCGATATCTACTAATGACGGAAACCTGACCGAAAGTCTCATGCAAACGCATGATACATTCGTAAGTACTCTTCGGTCACGCTTGACAAAGTTACAG GTGGTGCGGCATTTTTGGGAAAAGAATGACATTAAAGGTTCCATTGGTGCACTGCGTAAACTGCCAGATCATTCT GTGCAAGCTGATGTTATCGGTGTTCTCATGGAAAAAATGGAGATTCTCAACTTAGATCTGTTTTCCGGCTTGCTTCCCGTGCTTATGGGCTTATTAGATAGTAAAATGGAAAG GCATACAAATATCTCATTGGAGATGCTCCTAAAGCTTGTAGCTGTTTTTGTTCCAATGATACGCTCAACTGTCTCAGCCCGACGTAGTGTCGGTGTTGATCTTCATGCTGAGCAGAG GCGAGAATGTTGCAATCAATGTTTTATGCAATTACAAAAGATTCAAAAACTTCTCCCACCACTCGTAAG GAGAGGCGGTACGATAGCAAGAGGTGCGCAGGAATTGAATCTGGCTCTTCAAGAATGA